TGTGACATTTGAGCACCAAGCAATGGTTGTCGCAAGGTTAGCACTGCACCAGTCACAGCGGTGTCAGTCGGTTCCTACTTTGTCAGTTTTGGTGGGAAAGACCATCGCAGCTCGTCAGATGTGGACACAATGGATTAAGGAGGCTCATCGACAGACTACGGTATGTGTTTACGAATCAAGAATCGCTCTGTTTGAGGCTTGGCTGGGTGCAATCTCACCCCACAACTTGCGATCGCAAATCCTCCAGAAAGTCGCCACTCTGGTCAACCAGCCCGTAGACCAACTGGCGGCTTTGTTCACAAATACCAGTGACTATCAGCGTCAGCTCTTCTGGCAGCGGACCGCTCCCTTTTCAGAAGACGTTTTGATATTGCGATCTCTACTCGAATCGCTACCTCCCGTCCCGACATCCGGGCAACTTGCTAAGAATGTTTCTGCCAACTGGCTGAAAAAAAAAGACTCGCCCACTTTTCTAAAAAGCTTTGCAACCATAGAGCAGGTTTTATCTCCGTCTGAGGTGCCAGGACTTTTGGTACTGCTGCCGGACAACAATGAGCAAACAACAATCCACGCAGTAATTACTGCTCTAACCCAACTTGTTGAGGTGGTGCCGCTGATACCTGTGGGTTTAGTCCTGACCGAAGATCAGGGAGAGTTATGGCTGGATACCTTGCCTGAATCAAAAGTAAAGGCAATTCTACGTAGTGGTCTGATTGAGGTGCCTTCCCCTGCATCGGACGATCTTAGACAATGGCTAGGCGATCATGGTGTTGAGGATGAGGATCGCCAGCAATCCATTCTTCGTTTGGCTGAAAAGCATGGTACAACATCAGACTCTCTAGAAACTGCGCTGGTTCTGATGAACCCAGCAAATCAGTCCGATAGTACTAAAGCGGATACGGTGTTTCGCAGTTACGAGGAAT
This is a stretch of genomic DNA from Acaryochloris sp. CCMEE 5410. It encodes these proteins:
- a CDS encoding endonuclease domain-containing protein yields the protein MVVARLALHQSQRCQSVPTLSVLVGKTIAARQMWTQWIKEAHRQTTVCVYESRIALFEAWLGAISPHNLRSQILQKVATLVNQPVDQLAALFTNTSDYQRQLFWQRTAPFSEDVLILRSLLESLPPVPTSGQLAKNVSANWLKKKDSPTFLKSFATIEQVLSPSEVPGLLVLLPDNNEQTTIHAVITALTQLVEVVPLIPVGLVLTEDQGELWLDTLPESKVKAILRSGLIEVPSPASDDLRQWLGDHGVEDEDRQQSILRLAEKHGTTSDSLETALVLMNPANQSDSTKADTVFRSYEEWLLFQYLEARPATTGRFQTNARLQDINFSNGPMEVDFLDAEAKIVIELDGYYYHCQSRDNYRRDRRKDRILQLQHYLVLRFLSEDVVKDFEIIFDAIDQAFTSRQSLINHSEA